One window of the Runella slithyformis DSM 19594 genome contains the following:
- a CDS encoding serine hydrolase, with product MNRLLTFLMIGWALPAFSQKTPIKNLKEAILAKLATVEGTCAVAFKDLQTNQTLFINEKEAFHAASTMKTPVMIEVYKQAKAGKFRMTDSIMVKNEFKSIVDGTPFSLDIHNDSADGMYKKIGQKMTIYDLTYQMIIVSSNLATNILIDLVDAQKANATMRELGAGDIQVLRGVEDDKAFKLNMNNSVTAYDLHLIFEKIAKKKAIDNTASEAMIRILLDQKFNEIIPAQLPKEVKVAHKTGSITGVQHDSGIVFLPDGRKYVIILLSKGLSKTKEGIDALADVSGMIYDFVK from the coding sequence ATGAACCGACTCTTAACCTTTCTTATGATCGGATGGGCCCTGCCCGCATTTTCACAAAAAACGCCGATTAAAAATCTCAAAGAAGCCATTCTTGCCAAATTGGCGACCGTTGAGGGAACATGTGCCGTAGCTTTCAAAGACTTACAGACCAACCAAACGCTTTTTATCAACGAAAAAGAAGCCTTTCATGCGGCAAGTACCATGAAAACACCCGTCATGATCGAAGTATATAAACAGGCCAAAGCGGGAAAATTCAGAATGACGGATTCGATCATGGTCAAGAATGAGTTTAAAAGCATTGTGGACGGTACGCCTTTCAGCCTCGACATCCATAACGACAGCGCCGACGGTATGTACAAAAAGATCGGCCAAAAAATGACTATTTATGACCTGACGTACCAAATGATCATTGTCAGCAGTAATCTGGCCACCAACATTTTGATTGATCTGGTCGATGCCCAAAAAGCCAATGCCACCATGCGGGAGTTGGGAGCCGGGGATATTCAGGTTTTACGGGGCGTAGAAGATGACAAGGCATTCAAGCTAAATATGAACAATTCGGTCACTGCCTATGATTTACACCTGATCTTTGAAAAAATTGCTAAAAAAAAAGCTATTGACAACACCGCTTCCGAGGCCATGATTCGAATTTTATTGGATCAAAAATTCAACGAAATCATTCCTGCCCAACTGCCCAAGGAGGTAAAGGTAGCCCATAAAACGGGATCAATCACCGGAGTGCAACATGACTCCGGCATTGTGTTTCTGCCCGATGGGCGCAAATACGTTATCATTCTTCTTTCCAAAGGCCTGTCCAAAACAAAAGAAGGCATCGACGCACTAGCCGACGTTTCAGGAATGATCTACGATTTTGTAAAATAA
- a CDS encoding OmpA family protein encodes MNRSVFLFLFYSFCFYSGFGQDEFSLGIEVRDKYTNRILIPIISVLPANSPTELRGQMIYDQYVVNVIPDINYLVVVAFQEYKTYRQNHTFVKNTSGGRTTLMIELEPLTPPKSTVAAPLTPQEQTIIVTDKTLRSSIANAVISLKETASGANVPVKKNPTVSGGWLAVLKTDEKYTVTVTADGYPSFLQTFIPKAGEAAQIAITRAPKQDVQFQAVDALTGKVIPADFMLTNELKETYSGTTKDDNTVFSPRISVLFQPYTLTVTAAGYRKHESQLTVSTASTEPSPVQLIRLSKGNITVRAKVVEEQSDKPIPATLRIINRNEKKEVFNQKNTFNGQIPITLTPDGQYIIEVESKGYMPFRKELEKAITPLTETNTLTIKLAKIGEIYLKLSAVNSATGRQVPATFKITATLTGQVTRLKGREAVRHKIVEPDIYQIETTAAGFAPLKGTIDAEEISVGQLFNYIAQLVPASSAVQTAIDAPIQTFSFAVFDAQTQKHVPNVRLKITNQTTQKAIGSRLVGKNIQARLKTDQTYAIEAGARGYENITMLMSVAEWVNRGEYLTNISLVPTEKMAVSPAKSMINEKIFDNIKAGQSVSIEDNIYFDRSSYILRTEAYGQLLRLAAILKKNPDIQIEIVGHTDNVGDPRLNKILSEQRAKVISNFLFNEGVAESRLMSRGEGSNKPIAPNDTDDNRRRNRRVQFLVK; translated from the coding sequence ATGAATCGTTCTGTTTTTCTGTTTTTATTTTATTCTTTTTGTTTTTATTCAGGTTTTGGTCAAGATGAATTTTCGTTAGGAATCGAAGTTCGGGATAAATACACCAACCGTATCCTGATTCCCATTATCTCGGTGCTCCCGGCCAATAGCCCCACCGAGCTCCGCGGCCAAATGATCTATGATCAATATGTAGTAAATGTAATTCCGGACATCAATTACCTGGTTGTGGTGGCTTTTCAGGAATATAAAACATATCGCCAAAATCATACTTTTGTCAAGAACACCTCCGGCGGTCGAACGACTCTTATGATTGAACTGGAGCCTCTCACACCTCCTAAAAGTACCGTAGCAGCTCCCCTTACACCACAGGAACAAACCATTATCGTCACAGATAAAACCCTTCGATCAAGTATTGCAAATGCCGTTATTTCACTGAAAGAGACGGCTTCGGGAGCTAACGTACCTGTCAAAAAAAACCCAACCGTTTCGGGCGGCTGGCTGGCAGTGTTAAAAACCGATGAAAAGTATACGGTTACCGTTACCGCAGACGGCTACCCTTCCTTTCTGCAAACCTTTATTCCAAAAGCGGGAGAAGCTGCCCAAATTGCCATTACCCGTGCTCCCAAACAGGACGTACAGTTTCAAGCGGTAGATGCCCTGACAGGAAAAGTCATTCCGGCTGATTTCATGCTCACCAACGAATTGAAGGAAACCTATTCCGGCACAACAAAAGACGACAATACGGTATTTTCACCGCGCATATCCGTACTTTTCCAACCTTATACGCTTACCGTTACTGCTGCAGGTTATCGAAAGCACGAGTCACAACTCACGGTTTCAACCGCTTCTACCGAACCAAGTCCGGTTCAACTCATCCGACTTTCCAAAGGAAACATTACCGTACGGGCCAAAGTAGTGGAAGAACAATCGGACAAGCCTATTCCTGCCACTCTTCGTATCATCAACCGAAACGAGAAGAAAGAGGTATTCAATCAAAAAAATACTTTTAACGGACAGATACCCATAACCCTTACGCCCGACGGCCAATACATCATTGAAGTGGAATCCAAAGGCTATATGCCTTTTCGAAAAGAGCTGGAAAAGGCCATTACTCCGCTTACTGAAACCAACACTTTAACCATCAAATTGGCAAAAATCGGAGAGATTTATTTAAAGCTCTCCGCAGTCAATAGCGCCACAGGCAGGCAGGTTCCTGCCACATTCAAAATAACGGCCACACTGACGGGCCAAGTAACTCGACTCAAAGGAAGAGAAGCTGTAAGGCATAAAATTGTTGAACCTGATATTTATCAAATAGAAACAACAGCGGCGGGATTTGCGCCGTTAAAAGGCACAATAGATGCCGAAGAAATCAGCGTAGGCCAATTATTCAATTACATTGCTCAACTTGTGCCGGCCTCGTCTGCTGTACAAACAGCCATTGATGCCCCGATTCAAACTTTCAGCTTTGCCGTTTTTGATGCACAAACCCAAAAACACGTTCCCAACGTACGTCTAAAAATAACCAATCAAACTACTCAGAAGGCCATTGGGAGCCGTTTAGTGGGGAAAAACATTCAGGCAAGGCTCAAAACAGACCAAACCTACGCCATTGAGGCAGGCGCCCGAGGCTACGAAAACATAACCATGCTGATGTCAGTGGCAGAATGGGTAAATCGCGGCGAATATTTGACCAATATTTCACTGGTTCCAACCGAAAAAATGGCCGTAAGTCCTGCCAAAAGCATGATCAACGAAAAAATCTTCGATAATATCAAAGCCGGCCAATCTGTAAGTATCGAAGACAATATTTATTTTGACCGGAGCAGTTATATTTTACGAACTGAAGCCTACGGTCAGTTGCTTCGATTAGCCGCCATTTTAAAGAAAAACCCTGATATTCAAATTGAGATCGTAGGACACACCGACAATGTCGGTGATCCGCGCCTCAACAAAATTCTTTCGGAACAGCGGGCCAAAGTCATTTCCAATTTCCTTTTTAATGAAGGAGTGGCAGAATCACGGCTGATGTCGCGGGGCGAAGGCAGCAATAAGCCCATTGCGCCCAACGATACAGACGATAATCGCCGCCGCAACCGGCGTGTACAGTTTTTGGTAAAATAA